In Azospirillum ramasamyi, the following are encoded in one genomic region:
- a CDS encoding DUF3102 domain-containing protein yields MARKLTPRIVTADEVSDILTPSEAPAPRLSRRPAPARLRTRANFADVILSLWTEAEENFLAIGRYLNHARTVLEHGEFMAMVDRDLPFRYSTANRLMKVAAAIDDGLLPTDSLPPSYATVYEMVLLNPQEREQAAAQGLFRPDVRRQDIIAFKKHLRAAALPDLAAERAELARLEAERARIDARIAELREKLRTA; encoded by the coding sequence ATGGCTAGGAAGCTGACCCCGCGCATCGTCACTGCCGACGAGGTGTCGGACATCCTCACCCCGTCGGAGGCGCCGGCTCCGCGCCTGTCGCGCCGGCCGGCTCCGGCCAGACTTCGCACCCGTGCGAACTTTGCCGACGTGATCCTCAGCCTGTGGACCGAGGCGGAAGAGAACTTTCTAGCGATCGGCCGTTATCTCAACCATGCCAGGACCGTGCTGGAGCATGGCGAGTTCATGGCGATGGTCGATCGCGACCTGCCCTTCCGTTACAGCACCGCCAACCGGCTGATGAAGGTGGCGGCCGCCATCGACGACGGCCTCCTGCCGACGGACAGCCTGCCGCCCAGCTACGCGACCGTCTATGAAATGGTCCTCCTCAATCCGCAGGAGCGCGAGCAGGCCGCCGCCCAGGGGCTGTTCCGGCCGGACGTCCGCCGCCAGGACATCATTGCCTTCAAGAAACATCTGCGCGCAGCCGCTTTGCCCGACCTTGCCGCCGAGCGAGCCGAGTTGGCCCGGCTGGAGGCGGAGCGCGCCCGTATCGATGCACGCATTGCGGAGCTGCGTGAGAAGCTGCGAACCGCTTGA
- a CDS encoding ParA family protein produces the protein MPIITSASTKGGPGKTTLSLCLADHWRRAGRKVELLDVDPNRNLTQWIKAAGAPIACTTVDEDDIIEAATEAEQRADWVVIDVAGVLARGLVHSIGVANAVLIPSRPDLKDALEAARTYQHVIAEQKMAQRRDPLARIPAAVVLMQVNRRAQAAGFAREQISALKVPLLSAEIPLRTAYQNYSFAGLPLDDAMVRGDFAELAASVEDLIYG, from the coding sequence ATGCCGATCATCACGTCAGCCAGCACGAAGGGCGGTCCGGGAAAGACGACCCTGTCGCTCTGCCTCGCTGATCATTGGCGCCGGGCCGGACGCAAGGTCGAACTGCTGGACGTCGATCCCAACCGCAACCTCACCCAGTGGATCAAGGCGGCCGGCGCTCCCATCGCCTGCACCACGGTTGACGAGGACGACATCATCGAGGCGGCGACCGAGGCGGAGCAGCGGGCGGACTGGGTCGTCATCGATGTCGCCGGCGTGCTGGCGCGCGGTCTCGTGCATTCCATCGGCGTCGCCAATGCGGTGCTTATTCCGTCGCGCCCCGACCTCAAGGATGCGCTGGAAGCGGCGCGCACCTATCAGCACGTGATCGCGGAGCAGAAGATGGCGCAACGCCGCGATCCGCTGGCGCGCATCCCGGCGGCGGTCGTGCTGATGCAGGTGAACCGCCGTGCCCAGGCTGCCGGCTTCGCCCGCGAACAGATCTCCGCTCTGAAGGTGCCGCTGCTGTCGGCTGAAATCCCATTGCGCACCGCCTATCAGAACTATTCCTTCGCCGGCCTGCCTTTGGACGACGCCATGGTGCGCGGCGACTTCGCCGAACTGGCAGCAAGCGTGGAAGACCTCATCTATGGCTAG
- a CDS encoding cytochrome c3 family protein has protein sequence MKARIAGALRQAWQTISRPSRSLSLGFLTLGGFMAGVFFWGGFNTALEVTNTEAFCISCHEMESNVYEEMKQTIHFTNRSGVRATCPDCHVPHEWTDKIARKMQASKEVWGKIFGTIDTREKFEEKRRELAEHEWARLKANNSLECRNCHTADSMDITKQGARAARIHEQYLFTGERTCIDCHKGIAHRLPDMQGVEPGWSEASSDNPRMPIGHWLASTGADDGMNGGVALPASALR, from the coding sequence ATGAAGGCGCGCATTGCCGGGGCGCTGCGGCAAGCGTGGCAGACCATCTCCCGTCCCAGCCGCAGCCTCAGCCTGGGGTTCCTGACATTGGGCGGCTTCATGGCCGGCGTGTTCTTCTGGGGCGGTTTCAACACCGCCCTGGAGGTGACCAACACCGAGGCCTTCTGCATCAGCTGCCACGAAATGGAGTCGAACGTCTATGAGGAGATGAAGCAGACCATCCACTTCACCAACCGCTCGGGCGTGCGGGCGACCTGCCCCGACTGCCATGTCCCGCATGAGTGGACCGACAAGATCGCCCGCAAGATGCAGGCGTCGAAGGAGGTCTGGGGCAAGATCTTCGGCACCATCGACACCCGCGAGAAATTCGAGGAGAAGCGCCGCGAACTGGCCGAGCATGAATGGGCGCGGCTGAAGGCCAACAACTCGCTGGAATGCCGCAACTGCCACACCGCCGATTCCATGGACATCACCAAGCAGGGGGCGCGGGCGGCGCGCATCCACGAGCAGTACCTGTTCACCGGCGAGCGTACCTGCATCGACTGCCACAAGGGTATCGCCCACCGCCTGCCCGACATGCAGGGCGTGGAACCCGGCTGGAGCGAGGCGTCCTCCGACAATCCGCGCATGCCCATCGGCCATTGGCTGGCCAGCACCGGGGCCGATGACGGGATGAATGGCGGCGTTGCCCTGCCCGCCTCCGCTCTGCGGTGA
- a CDS encoding nitrate reductase cytochrome c-type subunit codes for MRPHHLAALAVLPFLVPAMLSAQSADGNAEPRRLDSPFRPPVNFLEQITPPPIPPDVTDDRRVTRNYPEQPPVIPHNVRDYQITLNNNQCLTCHSRRFTEAVQAPMVSITHYVDRDGQTLGGVAPRRYFCMQCHVPQTTAQPIVPNTFTDLDSLVSRPSDRGEHR; via the coding sequence ATGCGTCCCCATCACCTTGCCGCGCTGGCGGTTCTGCCCTTCCTCGTGCCGGCCATGCTGTCGGCCCAGAGTGCCGACGGTAACGCCGAGCCGCGCCGGCTGGATTCGCCTTTCCGTCCGCCGGTGAACTTCCTCGAGCAGATCACTCCGCCGCCGATCCCGCCCGACGTCACCGACGACCGCCGGGTCACCCGCAACTATCCCGAACAGCCGCCGGTGATCCCGCACAATGTCCGCGACTATCAGATCACGCTGAACAACAACCAGTGCCTGACCTGCCACAGCCGCCGCTTCACCGAGGCGGTGCAGGCGCCGATGGTCAGCATCACCCATTACGTCGACCGTGACGGCCAGACGCTGGGCGGCGTCGCGCCGCGGCGCTATTTCTGCATGCAATGCCATGTGCCGCAAACGACGGCGCAGCCCATCGTCCCCAACACCTTCACCGACCTCGACAGCTTGGTCAGCCGGCCCTCCGACCGGGGAGAGCATCGATGA
- the tnpC gene encoding IS66 family transposase, whose translation MTAAPLPSTSADDVANLRAALAQAEARADAAEADAAQARAMASNTEALIAGLKLEIEKLRRELYGTRSERKARLLDQLEFQLEELEATASEDELAAEQAAAKTTAVAAFTRKRPSRQPFPDHLPRERVVVPAPASCPCCGSDKLCKLGETITETLEVIPRQWKVIQTVRERFSCRACETISQPPAPFHATPRGWAGPNLLATLLFEKFGQHQPLNRQAERFAREGVPLSLSTLADQVGAAAAVLKPLHDLIASHVMAADRLHGDDTPVPVLAKGKTDTGRLWVYVRDDRPFAGQAPPAALFHYSRDRKGEHPERHLAGFTGWLQADAFAGYNRLYEPERRPGPISAALCWAHARRGFFKLADIAANTRRGKDAPPISPLALEAVTHIDALFDLERALNGKPAAERLAARQEHGVALVATLENWMRTERARLSRHAPVAKAMDYMLTRWDGFTRFLGDGRLCLTNNAAERGLRGIALGRKAWLFCGSDRGGQRAAIMYGLITTAKLNEVDPQAWLADVLARIADLPQNRLPELLPWNWKAI comes from the coding sequence ATGACCGCCGCCCCGCTCCCCTCCACCTCGGCCGACGACGTCGCCAACTTGCGCGCTGCCTTGGCGCAGGCCGAGGCGCGGGCGGACGCCGCGGAAGCCGACGCGGCCCAGGCCAGGGCAATGGCCTCCAACACCGAGGCGCTGATCGCCGGCCTGAAGCTGGAAATCGAGAAACTCCGGCGCGAGCTCTACGGCACGCGCTCCGAGCGCAAGGCGCGTCTGCTGGACCAGTTGGAGTTCCAGCTCGAAGAGTTGGAAGCGACGGCCAGCGAGGACGAACTGGCGGCCGAGCAGGCCGCTGCCAAAACCACCGCGGTGGCGGCCTTTACCCGCAAACGGCCATCACGCCAACCCTTCCCCGACCACCTGCCGCGCGAGCGCGTCGTTGTGCCGGCACCGGCGAGCTGCCCGTGCTGCGGCTCGGACAAGCTGTGCAAGCTGGGCGAGACGATCACCGAGACGCTGGAGGTGATCCCGCGCCAGTGGAAGGTGATCCAGACGGTGCGGGAACGGTTCTCCTGCCGGGCCTGCGAGACGATCAGCCAGCCGCCGGCGCCGTTCCACGCCACCCCACGGGGCTGGGCCGGCCCCAACCTGCTGGCCACCCTCCTGTTCGAGAAGTTCGGCCAGCATCAGCCGCTGAACCGGCAGGCCGAACGCTTTGCGCGCGAGGGCGTGCCGCTCAGCCTGTCCACCCTGGCCGACCAGGTGGGCGCCGCCGCCGCGGTGCTGAAGCCGCTGCACGACCTGATCGCTTCGCATGTGATGGCGGCGGATCGGCTGCATGGAGACGACACGCCCGTGCCCGTGCTGGCCAAAGGCAAGACCGACACCGGGCGGCTGTGGGTGTATGTGCGTGATGACCGGCCGTTTGCCGGCCAAGCCCCACCGGCAGCGCTGTTCCACTATTCGCGAGACCGCAAGGGCGAGCATCCCGAACGGCACCTGGCCGGCTTCACGGGCTGGCTGCAGGCCGATGCGTTCGCCGGCTATAACCGGCTGTACGAACCTGAGCGCCGACCGGGGCCGATCAGCGCCGCACTGTGCTGGGCGCATGCCCGGCGCGGCTTCTTCAAGCTGGCCGACATCGCCGCGAACACCAGACGCGGCAAGGATGCCCCGCCGATCTCACCGCTGGCGCTGGAGGCCGTGACCCACATCGACGCCCTCTTCGATCTCGAGCGCGCCCTGAACGGCAAGCCCGCGGCCGAGCGGCTGGCGGCCCGCCAGGAGCACGGCGTCGCCCTGGTGGCCACGCTGGAGAACTGGATGCGGACGGAGCGCGCCCGGCTCTCCCGCCATGCCCCCGTGGCCAAGGCGATGGACTACATGCTGACGCGCTGGGACGGCTTCACGCGCTTCCTCGGCGACGGCCGGCTGTGCCTGACCAACAATGCCGCCGAACGCGGCCTGCGCGGGATCGCCCTGGGCAGAAAGGCGTGGCTGTTCTGCGGCTCCGATCGCGGCGGGCAGCGGGCGGCGATCATGTACGGCCTGATCACCACCGCCAAGCTCAACGAAGTTGACCCGCAGGCGTGGCTGGCCGACGTGCTGGCCCGCATCGCCGACCTGCCGCAGAACCGCCTGCCCGAACTGCTGCCCTGGAACTGGAAGGCAATCTGA
- a CDS encoding IS701 family transposase: MTTVAEAMGWSGDLDALMERLSPRFSRVEARRRARSYVAGLLAPLERKNGWQLAEAAGDASPDSVQDFLARMRWDADAVRDDLRTYVIEHLADPQAVLVLDETGFVKKGDRSVGVQRQYSGTAGRIENCQIGVFLGYAGRHGHALLDRTLYLPQAWAGDAERRRTACVPEHVAFATKPKLGIALLERALDAGVPCAWVAADSVYGADSVLRQALVRRRVGYVLAVTSGQRLFPGTVCDWVEEVPADGWHRLSAGTGSKGPRLHDWAHLPFRGAPEGWQKGLLIRRRLGDGDLTFYFTFAPGGTTLEELVRVAGTRWTIESAFELAKGEVGLDQYEVRSWTGWHRHITLAMLALAFLTVVRKTAIGGRGPGRLGRRPSAHDRPGSPPPPPPAHRPAAARARRRYRLVTLETTPSAARPPLPLEAQNPNH, from the coding sequence ATGACGACGGTTGCCGAAGCGATGGGTTGGAGCGGTGATCTTGACGCGCTGATGGAGCGCCTTTCTCCGCGGTTCAGCCGGGTGGAAGCGCGCCGACGGGCTCGCTCCTACGTGGCGGGGTTGCTGGCGCCGCTGGAGCGCAAGAACGGGTGGCAATTGGCCGAGGCGGCGGGGGACGCCAGTCCGGACAGCGTGCAGGACTTTCTGGCGCGGATGCGCTGGGATGCCGACGCGGTGCGCGACGACCTCCGCACCTACGTGATCGAACACCTGGCGGATCCGCAGGCCGTGCTGGTCCTCGACGAGACCGGCTTTGTGAAGAAAGGCGACCGCTCGGTCGGTGTGCAGCGCCAATATTCCGGCACCGCCGGGCGCATCGAGAACTGCCAGATCGGCGTGTTCCTCGGCTATGCCGGTCGGCACGGCCACGCGCTGCTCGACCGCACGCTCTACTTGCCGCAGGCGTGGGCTGGCGACGCGGAGCGCCGGCGCACCGCCTGCGTCCCGGAGCACGTTGCCTTCGCCACCAAGCCCAAGCTGGGGATAGCGCTGTTGGAGCGCGCGCTCGACGCCGGCGTGCCGTGCGCGTGGGTCGCCGCCGACAGTGTCTATGGAGCTGACAGCGTTTTGCGCCAAGCCTTGGTCCGGCGCCGGGTCGGGTACGTGCTGGCGGTGACGAGCGGGCAGCGGCTGTTTCCGGGCACTGTGTGCGACTGGGTGGAAGAGGTGCCAGCCGACGGCTGGCACCGGCTCAGCGCCGGGACGGGCAGTAAAGGGCCACGGCTGCACGACTGGGCTCACCTGCCGTTTCGCGGCGCGCCAGAGGGCTGGCAGAAAGGGCTGCTGATCCGACGCCGCTTGGGGGATGGCGACCTGACCTTTTACTTCACCTTCGCCCCGGGTGGGACCACGCTGGAGGAGCTGGTCCGGGTGGCCGGCACCCGCTGGACCATCGAGAGCGCCTTTGAGTTGGCCAAGGGCGAGGTCGGGCTCGACCAGTACGAGGTGCGCTCCTGGACCGGCTGGCACCGGCACATCACCCTGGCGATGCTCGCCCTGGCTTTCCTCACCGTCGTGCGCAAGACGGCCATCGGGGGGAGAGGACCCGGCCGACTTGGCCGCCGACCTTCTGCCCATGACCGTCCCGGAAGTCCGCCGCCTCCTCCACCGGCTCATCGCCCCGCCGCCGCCCGAGCCCGCCGCCGTTATCGACTGGTCACGTTGGAGACGACGCCATCAGCAGCGCGCCCGCCGCTCCCACTGGAAGCGCAGAACCCAAACCACTGA
- the tnpA gene encoding IS66-like element accessory protein TnpA, giving the protein MAYQRVEVLTGTERRRNYTPAEKVRMVEEAFRPGVVVTEAARRLGVHESLLYRWRGLMQASGSAVAEPSSFVAVTITPEPTVTEPPVLEPPEPLPPPATLATSPAILEVILPSGARLRLEGPVDPALAAAVVGALA; this is encoded by the coding sequence ATGGCTTACCAGCGGGTCGAGGTTCTGACGGGAACGGAGCGGCGGCGGAATTACACGCCGGCGGAGAAGGTCCGAATGGTCGAGGAGGCGTTCCGCCCCGGCGTGGTGGTGACGGAAGCGGCCCGCCGGCTGGGCGTGCACGAAAGTCTGCTATACCGCTGGCGAGGGCTGATGCAGGCGAGCGGGAGCGCGGTGGCCGAACCGTCCAGCTTCGTCGCAGTGACCATCACGCCGGAGCCGACCGTAACAGAACCGCCGGTCTTGGAGCCCCCTGAACCATTGCCGCCTCCAGCGACGCTGGCCACGAGCCCAGCGATCCTCGAGGTCATCCTGCCCAGCGGGGCACGCCTGCGTCTGGAAGGGCCGGTCGATCCGGCTCTGGCGGCGGCCGTCGTCGGTGCCCTGGCATGA
- a CDS encoding IS5-like element ISAzba7 family transposase (programmed frameshift) has translation MAAPLVSDALWAIIEPLIPPEPPKPKGGRPRLDDRAALTGILFVLRTGIPWELLPVEMGCGSGMTCWRRLHEWHRAGVWERLHRVLLDRLGYANAINWDRAAVDSASVPGKKGGEETGPNPTDRGKPGSKRHILVDANGIPLALRISPANRHDSKLLEALVDAVPAIRQCAGRPRRRPAKLHADKGYDFAHCRQALRQRAIIPRIARRGVESSERLGRHRWVVERTLAWFARFRRIAVRYERRADIFTAFHHIAASLICWRFVQRWFC, from the exons ATGGCAGCCCCTCTTGTTTCCGACGCCTTGTGGGCGATCATCGAACCGCTGATCCCGCCGGAGCCGCCCAAGCCAAAAGGCGGACGGCCCCGGTTGGACGATCGTGCGGCGCTGACCGGCATCCTATTCGTGCTGCGCACGGGTATTCCTTGGGAGCTTCTGCCGGTGGAGATGGGCTGCGGCTCGGGGATGACCTGCTGGCGGCGTCTGCACGAGTGGCATCGGGCTGGCGTGTGGGAACGGCTGCATCGTGTGCTGCTCGACCGGCTCGGCTATGCCAACGCCATCAACTGGGATCGTGCAGCGGTGGACAGCGCCAGCGTCCCGG GCAAAAAGGGGGGTGAGGAGACCGGCCCGAACCCGACGGATCGCGGCAAGCCGGGCTCCAAGCGCCACATCCTCGTCGATGCTAACGGCATCCCGCTCGCCCTGAGGATCTCGCCAGCCAACCGGCACGACAGCAAGCTGCTGGAGGCGCTGGTCGATGCCGTGCCGGCGATCCGCCAGTGTGCGGGCCGGCCCCGGCGCCGCCCGGCCAAGCTGCACGCCGACAAGGGCTACGACTTTGCACACTGCCGGCAGGCGCTGCGCCAACGAGCGATCATTCCGCGGATCGCCCGGCGTGGCGTCGAGAGCAGCGAGCGTCTTGGCCGACACCGATGGGTGGTCGAGCGTACGCTCGCTTGGTTTGCCCGCTTCCGCCGCATCGCCGTCCGCTACGAACGGCGCGCCGACATCTTCACTGCCTTTCACCATATCGCGGCCAGCCTCATCTGCTGGCGCTTCGTCCAGAGATGGTTCTGTTAG
- a CDS encoding cold-shock protein translates to MTNGTVKWFNSTKGFGFIQPEDGSADVFVHISAVERAGMGNLNEGQKLSFESFRDPRRGKVSAENLRAL, encoded by the coding sequence ATGACCAACGGTACTGTTAAGTGGTTCAATTCGACCAAGGGTTTCGGTTTCATCCAGCCGGAAGACGGCTCCGCTGACGTTTTCGTTCATATCTCCGCCGTCGAGCGTGCGGGGATGGGCAACCTGAACGAAGGCCAGAAGCTGTCGTTCGAATCCTTTCGCGATCCGCGTCGCGGCAAGGTTTCGGCCGAGAACCTGCGTGCGCTCTGA
- a CDS encoding IS110 family transposase yields MQQPEIGRSTATFVPEETLVAVIEMSLSTWLVAGLVPGVDRRPLKKLSPDENDLLLLLDGWRCEAIAAGRTITRVVVAYESGRDGFWLARWLRTRGIEAQVIHASSVAVSRDRRRAKTDRLDTTLLMRVLLGWLRGEAGHCSMVAVPGIDEEDAKRPTRERENLVAERTRIVNRMKATFARLGIRNVNPALRKTAERLDKLRTPEGGMIPANTLAELRRDTARLRMVEEQIAEIERERMDRIAQAAPQRSRADGMLRMLSRVVGVGVETADLLVQEILLRDLRDRRAVARYAGLTGSPDESGARRRERGLSRAGNARVRKAMVQLAWRFLVFQKESALVKWYRERTADGRGRTRMALIVALARKLLIALWRMVKTGEVPQGALVRPDPAAA; encoded by the coding sequence ATGCAGCAGCCCGAGATCGGCCGCTCGACGGCCACCTTCGTTCCCGAAGAAACCCTGGTTGCGGTCATTGAGATGAGCCTGTCCACGTGGCTTGTTGCCGGGCTTGTCCCTGGCGTCGACCGCCGTCCCTTGAAGAAGCTCAGCCCCGACGAGAACGACCTTCTGCTCCTCCTGGATGGTTGGCGCTGCGAGGCGATAGCCGCCGGCCGAACGATCACACGTGTCGTGGTTGCGTACGAGTCCGGGCGGGATGGGTTCTGGCTGGCACGCTGGCTGCGAACCCGAGGCATAGAAGCCCAGGTCATCCACGCCAGCAGCGTAGCGGTATCGCGTGACCGTCGCCGCGCCAAGACCGACCGGCTCGATACAACGCTGCTCATGCGCGTCCTGCTGGGCTGGTTGCGTGGCGAAGCTGGGCATTGCTCTATGGTGGCCGTGCCAGGGATCGATGAAGAAGACGCCAAGCGCCCGACGCGCGAGCGTGAGAACCTGGTGGCCGAGCGCACCCGGATCGTGAACCGGATGAAGGCGACCTTCGCCCGTCTCGGCATTCGCAACGTCAATCCGGCACTGCGCAAGACGGCCGAACGACTGGACAAGCTACGGACCCCTGAGGGTGGGATGATCCCCGCAAACACGCTGGCAGAACTTCGCCGCGATACAGCCCGGCTTCGGATGGTTGAGGAACAGATCGCCGAGATTGAGCGCGAGCGTATGGACCGCATTGCCCAGGCCGCTCCGCAGCGCAGCCGCGCCGACGGTATGCTCCGCATGCTGTCGCGCGTGGTCGGTGTCGGCGTGGAGACGGCCGACCTGTTGGTGCAAGAGATCCTGCTGCGCGATCTGCGGGATCGCCGGGCGGTTGCCCGCTATGCCGGATTGACCGGGTCTCCTGATGAGAGCGGTGCGCGCCGCCGCGAGCGCGGATTATCGCGCGCCGGTAATGCGCGGGTCCGAAAAGCCATGGTCCAACTCGCGTGGCGCTTCCTTGTCTTTCAGAAGGAGAGCGCGTTGGTGAAATGGTATCGGGAACGCACGGCCGATGGCCGGGGGCGAACCCGCATGGCGTTGATCGTCGCACTCGCCCGTAAGCTGTTGATCGCATTGTGGCGGATGGTGAAGACCGGCGAAGTGCCCCAGGGCGCTCTCGTCCGACCTGATCCTGCGGCGGCGTAG
- a CDS encoding AAA family ATPase codes for MKGEELRTYREAKGLSQSEFAVWLNERLQRRYDKQKVSRWENDAERIPAALDALIKRETAGVDRQGGPALVVVVANQKGGCAKTVSAVNIASALALQGYATMLIDCDPQANATQHLGIDSYTLETEAKTLYYVMHGDLDLRDILVTVEESGLRVAPSSIRLAETEVELGKEAGGDFIMKEKIAAAKRVFDFIIIDTPPNIGELTKNAMVAAHTAVIPCQTEKFSLLGMGFLLENVAKIRRRMNTALSVLGIVPTIFKQRERNDREVLEQIREQYGPHLRVFDPVPKASVYAQATSVGRAAVEAAPDVAGAAVYRDVAAALVEERVIRMKEVERVA; via the coding sequence GTGAAGGGCGAGGAGTTGCGGACCTACCGCGAGGCGAAAGGGCTGTCACAGTCCGAATTCGCCGTCTGGCTGAACGAACGGCTGCAGCGCCGCTACGACAAGCAGAAGGTCAGCCGCTGGGAGAACGACGCCGAACGCATTCCGGCAGCGCTCGACGCGCTGATCAAGCGCGAGACCGCAGGAGTCGACAGACAGGGCGGCCCGGCGCTGGTCGTCGTCGTGGCGAACCAGAAGGGCGGCTGCGCCAAGACGGTGTCGGCGGTCAACATCGCCTCCGCCCTCGCCCTGCAGGGCTATGCGACGATGCTGATCGACTGCGATCCGCAGGCCAACGCGACGCAGCATCTCGGCATCGACTCCTACACGCTGGAGACAGAGGCCAAGACCCTCTACTACGTCATGCACGGCGACCTTGACCTGCGGGACATCCTGGTCACGGTGGAGGAAAGCGGGCTGCGGGTCGCCCCCTCCTCCATCCGGCTGGCGGAGACGGAGGTCGAGTTGGGCAAGGAAGCCGGCGGCGACTTCATCATGAAGGAAAAGATCGCCGCGGCGAAGCGGGTCTTCGACTTCATCATCATCGACACGCCGCCCAACATCGGCGAGCTGACGAAGAACGCCATGGTGGCGGCCCACACCGCCGTCATCCCCTGCCAGACGGAAAAGTTCAGCCTGCTCGGCATGGGGTTCCTGCTGGAGAATGTCGCCAAGATCCGGCGCCGGATGAACACCGCCCTGTCGGTTCTGGGCATCGTTCCAACCATCTTCAAGCAGCGCGAACGCAACGACCGCGAGGTTCTGGAACAGATCCGGGAACAGTACGGCCCGCATCTGCGGGTGTTCGATCCGGTGCCGAAGGCCTCGGTCTATGCCCAGGCGACCTCGGTCGGCCGCGCCGCGGTCGAGGCGGCGCCGGACGTCGCCGGTGCCGCCGTCTACCGCGACGTCGCCGCCGCCCTGGTCGAGGAACGCGTCATCCGCATGAAGGAGGTCGAACGTGTCGCGTAG
- a CDS encoding ParB/RepB/Spo0J family partition protein yields the protein MSRSLLGKAQKSAQSANSMAAARVKDALFGLSRHAPHLVEVPLDRIAPNPNQPRREFDEEELQGLAASIERHGLQQPVGVRQVADDRWQLVYGERRLRAMRLLGRETIFGILFTGDDDEEIAIVENLQRSDLNPLEESDALFRLAERHGYSHRQLADALGRKKTYVTMMLSFQRLAPAIRADYAAFRPTKAKLEALAAIEDRDEQVRAWEKLKRSDAGAPPSSAVDSVSASPEAGAGIGTKTAGQRASVSAPAGVVSSALPKRAAKPLFQARDVLKDLQEKPRRLSGTDRQALLEMRAAIDAVLAAAAD from the coding sequence GTGTCGCGTAGTCTGCTGGGCAAGGCGCAGAAATCGGCCCAGAGCGCCAACAGCATGGCCGCCGCCCGCGTCAAGGACGCGCTGTTCGGCCTCAGCCGCCACGCCCCGCATCTGGTCGAAGTGCCGCTGGACCGCATCGCCCCCAACCCGAACCAGCCGCGGCGCGAGTTCGACGAGGAGGAGTTGCAGGGGCTTGCCGCCTCCATCGAGCGTCATGGGCTGCAGCAGCCGGTCGGCGTACGCCAGGTCGCCGACGACCGCTGGCAGCTGGTCTACGGCGAGCGGCGGTTGCGGGCGATGAGGCTGCTGGGACGGGAAACCATCTTCGGCATCCTGTTCACCGGCGACGACGACGAAGAGATCGCCATCGTCGAGAACCTGCAGCGGAGCGACCTGAACCCGCTGGAGGAATCCGACGCCCTGTTCCGGCTGGCAGAGCGGCACGGCTATTCGCACCGGCAACTTGCCGACGCGCTGGGCCGCAAGAAGACCTATGTCACCATGATGCTGTCATTCCAGCGTCTGGCCCCGGCCATCCGCGCCGACTATGCCGCGTTCCGCCCGACCAAGGCGAAGTTGGAGGCTCTGGCCGCGATCGAGGACCGGGACGAGCAGGTGCGGGCCTGGGAGAAGCTGAAGCGGTCGGATGCGGGCGCGCCGCCTTCCTCCGCGGTCGACAGTGTTTCAGCGTCGCCGGAAGCGGGGGCGGGGATTGGGACGAAGACGGCGGGGCAGCGCGCATCGGTCAGCGCGCCGGCCGGCGTGGTGTCCAGCGCGCTGCCCAAGCGTGCGGCAAAGCCGTTGTTCCAGGCGCGGGACGTGCTGAAGGATTTGCAGGAGAAGCCGCGGAGGCTGTCGGGGACCGACCGTCAGGCCTTGCTGGAAATGCGGGCGGCCATTGATGCCGTGCTGGCTGCGGCGGCTGATTGA
- the tnpB gene encoding IS66 family insertion sequence element accessory protein TnpB (TnpB, as the term is used for proteins encoded by IS66 family insertion elements, is considered an accessory protein, since TnpC, encoded by a neighboring gene, is a DDE family transposase.) has product MIPVPSGVRVWLASGHTDMRKGWASLALLVQERFAQDPHSGHLFIFRGRRGDLVKIIWYDGQGSCLFMKRLERGRFIWPTPADGAVSISVGQMGYLLEGIDWRNPQKTWRPEAAG; this is encoded by the coding sequence ATGATCCCGGTGCCGAGTGGCGTGCGGGTGTGGCTGGCCAGCGGACACACCGACATGCGCAAGGGCTGGGCAAGCTTGGCGCTTCTGGTGCAGGAACGCTTCGCCCAAGACCCGCACAGCGGCCATCTCTTCATCTTCCGCGGGCGCCGCGGCGATCTGGTGAAGATCATCTGGTATGACGGCCAGGGCAGTTGCCTGTTCATGAAGAGGCTGGAGCGGGGCCGCTTCATCTGGCCCACGCCGGCGGACGGCGCGGTGTCGATCTCGGTTGGGCAGATGGGTTATCTGCTCGAAGGCATCGACTGGCGCAACCCGCAGAAGACCTGGCGTCCCGAGGCCGCGGGGTGA